The bacterium genome segment GAGCGCGCGTCTTGGAGTCCTCCTTTTGTCGCTGCTGCTCTGTGTCCAAGCAGCGGCCGGCGCAACGGTGCTTCAAGACCTGGCCAGAGGCGATGAGGCCTACGCCCGCCGAGCCGAGGGACACACGGGACTCTGGGCGGCCCCGGGACCGATTTCCGAGGCCATCGAGGCCTACGAAAAGGCCCTGCTGGCCGATCCCGACAACCAGCTCGCGCGCACGAAGCTGCTCCGGGCCCTGTTCTTCAAAGGTGACTATGTCGTCAGGGATCGCGACACCAAGCTGCGCATCTTCGAGCGCGGGCAGGCAGTCGGGGAGGATGGCATTACTCGCTTGATCGCCGGCACGAAACTCGACCGCGCGGGTGGCAAGCACCACGACGAGCTCATCGAACACCTGCGAAACGAGCCCCATGCGGCCGGAGTCTACTATTGGTCCGCGATTCACTGGGGGCTCTGGGGAAGGCATCGAGGAAAGATCGCCGCCGCACGCCAGGGAGTTGCTTCCAAAGTGCGCAACTACGCCAGGATCGTCAACTCGGTCGATAGTACCTACGAGAGCGGTGGCGGTCACCGCATGCTGGGTCGCCTGCACGCCGAAGCACCCAAGATCCCCTTTGTCACCGGCTGGGTGAGTCGCGCCCTGGCCATCTCGGAGCTGGAGGCCGCACGGTCGTTCTCCGATGATCCACTGACGCTCCTCTACTACATCGAAGCGTTGTTCGAATACGACACCTCCAGGCACGACGAGGCCATTGATCTCCTGCGCTCGCTGGTGACGAGGGAGCCCGAGCCCGGTGCCGTCGTCGAGCACATGCGAGCGGTGTCGGACGCTCGCGTTCTTCTCGACCGTCTGAGCAAGTGAGAGCCTGACCTGACCCCTCCGTCCGCAGACAATGGCCGTCTCCATCACCGCCGCCGAGGTCTTTCCGCAGATCGAGCTCGCCGCCCAGCGACTCGCGGGATATGCGAACGTCACTCCGATCCATTCCTCTCGCACCCTCGACGAGCTTGTCCGAGGCAGCGTTTTTCTCAAGTGCGAGAACTTCCAACGGGTCGGTGCTTTCAAGTTTCGCGGCGCCTTCAACACGATGTCGCAGCTTTCGAGGGCCGAGCGCGCCGCCGGCGTTCTGACCTACTCCTCGGGTAACCATGCCCAAGGCGTGGCCCTCGCCGGCAAGCTGCTCGACATCCCGACGACCATCGTGATGCCGACCAACGCGCCGAAGGTGAAGCGCGCCGCCACCGAGAGCTACGGCGCCCGCGTGATCGAGTACGACCCGGCAAAGACCACCCGGCGTGAAGTCGCCGAGCAGCTGGCTTCCGAACGGGACTTCACGCTCATACCGCCCTTCGACCACCTACAGATCCTCGCCGGCCAGGGCACCGCCGCTCTCGAGCTCCATCGCCAGGTACCCGAGCTCGACCTGTTCCTGGCACCGGTCGGCGGCGGCGGTCTGATGTCCGGATGCGCCGTAGCCACCAAGGCCGTCGCGCCATCATGCCGGGTGGTGGGCATCGAGCCGGAGGTCGCCGATGACGCCACTCGCTCGTTCAAGACCGGCCGGCTTCACACAGTCAAGAACCCACCGACCATCGCCGACGGCACCCGCACGCAGTCCCTCGGCGAGCACAATTTTCCGCTGTTTCTCGAGTGCGTCGATGACATGGTCACGGTGTCCGAAGAGGCGATCAAGAAAGCCGTGCGGTTCTTGATCCAACGCACCAAGCTCGTGGTTGAGCCCTCCGGTGCCCTCGGCGTCGCGGCGCTGCTCTCCGGAGCCGTCGAGCCCGGCAAGAGAACCGGGGTTCTGATCAGCGGCGGCAACGTGGACCCCGAGGTTCTGGCGGAGATTCTCGGCGTCTCAGTTGAATAGCAGGGAACGGCGCCGGACGGACAGCCGGTTCCGCCCTCGACCAGCGCTCGAGCCTTTCGGCTCATGCGATCCGGCGGACTCTTGGAGAGGTCGGCTCGGGCGATTTGCGCGTCTCCTCGCTACCTTCCGCGAACAGGAGCCGTGTTGCCGAGCGCCCCGCTGCGGTGCGGGCAAATCGCTGCTCCTCACCTCCCCCTCCACTCGCCACGCCGGAGCCTCGCACCGCCTCAAACGGCTCCGCGCCGGCAAGGCCGGAACCGGCTCTTGTGCCGGAAACATGGCTCGATTCAACGGTCCGAGACGGCGTCGGCTGCCGGAGGCTCGCCGACACAAAGCACGCAGAAAAGGCGGCTCGGCGGGTGATTCGCCAGTGGGCTCGCCGCAAAGCGCTCCTAGGATCGAGTCGGAGGTCTCTGACGGTTTGCGCGCAGCGGCGCGCAGGCGAGAGCCCGACCCGTTGGAGGCCTTCTAGCTCGAGCCGGCCACTGGCGAATCGCCCGTCGGGGCGCCATCAACCAGCGTCGGAGGATTCTCGGACTTTCCAGCGCTCGATCGAGCCCAGTCGTTCCAGTCGGATCAAGTGCGCCTCGAGTTGCCGCGCCGCCAGCGGATGGGCCTGCTCGGGCACATCGTCGTAGACGGTCGACAGCAGCTCCTGGGTATCTCTCAGACCCTCGTTCCAGGCCTCGAGGACCTTGCTCTCTCGCCAGAGGCGGTGCCTGAGGTATTCGGTGAGCTTCTCCTTCACCGCAATTGTTGGCGGCCCGTGCGCGGGGAACAGCGTCTTCGCGCCCAGATCGCGCATCCGCTCGAGCGAGGCCAGATAGTCGTCCATATCGCCCTCGGGTGGATCGATCACGATCGTGCCGAATCCAGCGGTCAGATCTCCGCCCAGCAACGACCCCCCACCCTCGTCATGGAACGTGACGTGCCCTTGCGCATGTCCCGGGGTGTGCGAGATCAGGACCGGAAACGGCGGCTCGCCTTCGAGGACTACCCGCTCTCCGTCTCTGAGATCGCGATCGACCCCGATGCCGGCCGAGGACAGTCGCTTTGCCGTCTCGGCATGCGCCGCGACCGGCACACCCAGTTCCGCGCGGAGTCGTTGAACACCGCCGACGTGGTCGGGATGGTGGTGGGTCAACCAGATCGCGGCGACCTTGCGGCCGTCGGTCTTCTCCAGATCGCGAATGGCTTGGATCATTCCATCGATCATCTCCGGGAACGGCGAGCCCGGATCAATCAGTACAGCTTCGCTCCGGCCAAGAATGTAGGCGTTGGTGTAGGCCGCCGGCGGCAGCGTCGGGGTTCTCAGCGGAAACATCAGGACACCGGGCCGGAACTCGATTCTGCGGAACGGTCCGAGGTTGACCTCAAACGGCTCGCGCAGCCTGGCCAGCCCCGTCTCGGACGGACCGTCCTCGGCCATGACTTTCAGGATGTGCAGAATGGGCGGCGCCGTCACCACCTCGCCTGTCTCCCAGCGGCGGATGGCCTCGGCGGGCCGTATCCACTCCCCCGCCACTAGCTCGCCGTCGATCACGCTCGGCTGCGGCTCCCGGTCGGTAGGCCATTCCAGCAGGAAGAACCTATTGTCGAACCGGACCGGCCCGAGCGGCGGCGTCAGCCAGCGGCCGGCATAGACCAGCTCGCCAGCGTCGAGCTGCAGATCGCGCCCCGAGGCATCGCGGAGCTCTGCCCAGACTGCCTCGAAGTTCGCCCCCCGCTCGAGGCTCGCGTGCCTCGAGGTCTCGAACAGTTTGGAGTCGACCGAATCGGCACCACGCGCCAGCAGAATCCCGGTCTCTTCGAAGAGCTCTCGAAGAACGCACGCCATGATCCCGCGGGCGTCGATGGGCTCGAGCTCGATACCGTCAAGGACGTCGGCCGGCATCGCGGCCTCATTCGATGCGCCTTTGATGCCCGCGGGCGCCCCGAGAACTAGGAGATCGGTGTCCGAGCGTGACCGGCCTCCACCCGGAAAGGCGTGAAAGCCGCCCATGAAGGCCAACTTCTTCGAGCGCTCGACCCAGTAGACCTCGACGTCACCGTCCGAGCCGGGAACATGACGCCACAGCACCGCTCCCCCCGAAGCACGCACCTTGGGCCGGGGCGCTTCGAGCCCCAGGCTCAACACCTTCTCGTAGAGACTCACTTCGCTCACGCGCGGTGTTTTAGCACACCGAGCCTCCCGGCACTCTCCGGTTGATACGCTAACCTGCATCTCCGACAGCCGAAGCATCCCGCTCTTCGACGGCCTGAGCCATGCCCCGATATCCGCATATCGCGCCTACCATCGCCGGCATGACCGGCTCGATCTACTCCTCACTCGTGCACCGGCTGCACAGCTTCGAAGGCGAGACCTATCCGTTTCACATCGGCGACACTTGGATGGAACCCGCCGTCGGCACCCGGATGGAAGACCTGACGGTCGCCGACTACCCGGGCATGCATCGCTACGCACCAGTTCAGGGCCGGAGAGACCTGCTCGAGGTCATTGCAGGGCGAACGCTCGAACGCACGGGCGCCGCCGCAGAGGCGAAGGACATTCTGGTGACCGCGGGA includes the following:
- a CDS encoding pyridoxal-phosphate dependent enzyme, which codes for MAVSITAAEVFPQIELAAQRLAGYANVTPIHSSRTLDELVRGSVFLKCENFQRVGAFKFRGAFNTMSQLSRAERAAGVLTYSSGNHAQGVALAGKLLDIPTTIVMPTNAPKVKRAATESYGARVIEYDPAKTTRREVAEQLASERDFTLIPPFDHLQILAGQGTAALELHRQVPELDLFLAPVGGGGLMSGCAVATKAVAPSCRVVGIEPEVADDATRSFKTGRLHTVKNPPTIADGTRTQSLGEHNFPLFLECVDDMVTVSEEAIKKAVRFLIQRTKLVVEPSGALGVAALLSGAVEPGKRTGVLISGGNVDPEVLAEILGVSVE
- a CDS encoding MBL fold metallo-hydrolase, which codes for MSEVSLYEKVLSLGLEAPRPKVRASGGAVLWRHVPGSDGDVEVYWVERSKKLAFMGGFHAFPGGGRSRSDTDLLVLGAPAGIKGASNEAAMPADVLDGIELEPIDARGIMACVLRELFEETGILLARGADSVDSKLFETSRHASLERGANFEAVWAELRDASGRDLQLDAGELVYAGRWLTPPLGPVRFDNRFFLLEWPTDREPQPSVIDGELVAGEWIRPAEAIRRWETGEVVTAPPILHILKVMAEDGPSETGLARLREPFEVNLGPFRRIEFRPGVLMFPLRTPTLPPAAYTNAYILGRSEAVLIDPGSPFPEMIDGMIQAIRDLEKTDGRKVAAIWLTHHHPDHVGGVQRLRAELGVPVAAHAETAKRLSSAGIGVDRDLRDGERVVLEGEPPFPVLISHTPGHAQGHVTFHDEGGGSLLGGDLTAGFGTIVIDPPEGDMDDYLASLERMRDLGAKTLFPAHGPPTIAVKEKLTEYLRHRLWRESKVLEAWNEGLRDTQELLSTVYDDVPEQAHPLAARQLEAHLIRLERLGSIERWKVRESSDAG